Proteins found in one Chloroflexota bacterium genomic segment:
- a CDS encoding sigma-70 family RNA polymerase sigma factor, translating to MFATKPLQRLLGEEAPLHLLTHQEEIALARRVAAGHVARRRLEKRSLTPGQRRSLRQQEADGEAAREALVLHNLRLVLNLAGRFRNASLTYDDLVQEGVLGLIKAADRYDPRRGTRFATFAVWWIRQGIGRAIANLGRSVRLPVNRVHKLSQLRRLAAQMTQQIGDAPSLETLAETAGLSPQAASELLQDGQEVISLDVPINPEDRDSLERLVDDTAIDPEAAIVERGLRRILEESLTRLDEREAEILRLRFGLGGGEALPLRAIAADWQMSPEGVRQISERALAHLRTMSEVRGLEAYLRN from the coding sequence ATGTTCGCCACAAAACCACTCCAACGTTTGCTGGGAGAAGAAGCACCCCTGCACTTGCTGACTCATCAAGAGGAAATTGCCCTGGCTCGACGGGTAGCCGCCGGCCACGTGGCTCGCCGCCGCCTCGAAAAACGCTCCCTCACGCCGGGCCAGCGCCGTTCGCTCCGGCAGCAGGAGGCGGACGGGGAAGCCGCCCGCGAGGCGCTTGTTCTGCATAACTTACGGCTGGTGCTCAACCTGGCTGGCCGCTTTCGCAACGCATCGCTCACTTACGACGACCTGGTTCAAGAAGGCGTGCTGGGCCTGATCAAAGCCGCCGACCGCTACGACCCTCGGCGCGGCACGCGCTTCGCCACCTTTGCCGTGTGGTGGATCCGGCAGGGCATTGGCCGGGCCATCGCCAATTTGGGCCGCTCGGTGCGCCTGCCCGTCAACCGCGTTCACAAGCTCAGCCAGCTTCGCCGCCTGGCGGCGCAAATGACTCAACAGATCGGCGACGCGCCAAGCCTTGAGACATTGGCTGAGACAGCGGGGCTTTCGCCTCAAGCGGCCTCCGAGCTTTTACAGGATGGGCAAGAGGTCATCTCGCTCGACGTGCCCATCAATCCCGAAGATCGCGACTCGCTTGAGCGATTGGTGGACGATACAGCCATTGACCCCGAAGCCGCCATTGTTGAGCGGGGCTTGCGCCGAATCCTGGAAGAGTCGCTGACGCGGCTGGACGAGCGGGAAGCAGAAATTTTGCGCTTGCGGTTTGGGCTGGGCGGCGGCGAGGCGCTACCGTTGCGGGCCATTGCCGCCGACTGGCAGATGAGTCCCGAGGGCGTGCGCCAGATTAGCGAGCGGGCGCTGGCGCACTTGCGAACGATGAGCGAGGTGCGGGGGCTGGAGGCGTATTTGAGGAATTGA
- a CDS encoding LysR family transcriptional regulator codes for MELRHLIYFVAVAERLNFSRAAEDLNVAQPGISQQIQALERELGMPLFERLGKRVALTEAGQAFLPHARQILAAVEAARNEIRERGTLKRGTASLGAPPTVSAHLLPARLTAFEQKYPGLEVTLREAGTETLLKFVEEGELDLAIVSTDFLPASVEAMPFWEEGYVLAVGVGHPLGGRDTVSMPELAAEPFILFPEGYKLREVTLAACRRAGFDPKVALDGGSMQSVLQFVAAGLGVALVPEMALINTATIHALQISDQTLRRSLGLVWRKGRYLSPAARALREFLQEE; via the coding sequence ATGGAGCTTCGACACCTGATTTATTTTGTGGCGGTGGCCGAACGGCTGAACTTTTCGCGAGCGGCTGAGGATTTAAATGTAGCCCAGCCGGGAATCAGCCAACAAATTCAGGCGCTGGAGCGCGAACTGGGTATGCCGTTGTTTGAACGGCTGGGCAAACGGGTGGCGCTCACCGAGGCCGGGCAGGCGTTTCTGCCCCATGCTCGGCAAATTCTGGCGGCAGTGGAGGCGGCCCGCAACGAAATTCGGGAGCGGGGGACGTTGAAGCGCGGCACGGCCAGCCTGGGCGCGCCGCCGACCGTGAGCGCCCATCTCCTGCCGGCCCGGCTCACCGCCTTCGAGCAAAAATACCCCGGCCTGGAAGTGACTTTGCGCGAGGCCGGAACCGAAACGCTCCTGAAGTTCGTCGAAGAAGGGGAGCTTGATTTGGCGATTGTATCCACTGACTTTTTGCCAGCCTCGGTTGAGGCCATGCCGTTTTGGGAAGAGGGCTACGTGTTAGCCGTCGGCGTGGGGCACCCTTTGGGTGGCCGGGACACCGTCTCCATGCCGGAGTTGGCGGCTGAACCTTTCATCCTGTTTCCTGAGGGTTACAAGCTCCGGGAGGTGACTCTGGCCGCCTGCCGCCGGGCCGGGTTTGATCCCAAAGTAGCGCTGGACGGCGGCTCGATGCAGAGCGTGCTCCAGTTTGTGGCCGCCGGTTTGGGGGTGGCGCTTGTTCCTGAGATGGCCCTGATAAACACGGCCACGATTCACGCTCTGCAAATTTCCGATCAGACCTTGCGCCGTTCGCTGGGCCTGGTGTGGCGCAAAGGCCGCTACCTCAGCCCGGCGGCGCGGGCACTGCGCGAGTTTTTGCAAGAGGAATGA
- a CDS encoding glycosyltransferase family 39 protein — protein sequence MTVLPGSPRRSFKWEWVAFGAILLLGVALRFYKLGDLPRGIYHDEAYYGLDAVSVIEGARPIFFPANNGREPLYIYLLSLSVGAFGRTSFGLRFASAVIGTLILPVTYLLGRALFNRRVGLLAMAICAITFWPVALSRVSFRAGALPLFLGLAIALGWLGLSRRNLLLAILGGVVYGLAFNTYTAARVTPLAFGAIAVVAFLTQRRKDAKAQSFVNTQTSNPPTTPDSNPGLALPGKRPGKTTANLQKDVSQRIRNVAPIPSSPTEQISFHWREALAFVLSALLVVAPLGVYALTHPEQVFAREGQVSIFETESGNPVLILLKHVWLALGMFGWHGDSIARHNLPGRPVFDLWTFAFFIAGLVIVFIRAWRADTRVCPYRFVLVWLAATILPTILAEDTPHFLRAIGLLPVLWLIPAVGFETLLDLTGLKRPVRSGAVALLLLASTFSTARDYFLDYANDPITNYSFESAATDLAAHINSRPEFSNRIDNRLWDNFAALHFLIPDREGSDSENRVQLAVWPYEADEVRAAVAALPANSLISIRRGELARGDLETTPYSLYTLFTAEPAQSESPAVAFGEAIELRSWEVNEINGNAQIRLRWALAGSPVTADYHVYVHVLTGGEISAQADGEPLGGLYHFSWLRPGDVLNDEYILPKGEQVVVGLYAPDGTALGEALELK from the coding sequence ATGACGGTTTTGCCCGGCTCGCCTCGCCGCTCATTCAAGTGGGAATGGGTGGCGTTCGGCGCCATCCTTCTCCTCGGCGTTGCCCTGCGTTTTTATAAGCTTGGCGACCTGCCGCGCGGAATCTACCACGACGAGGCCTATTACGGCCTCGACGCGGTGAGCGTGATCGAGGGCGCGCGCCCGATCTTCTTCCCGGCCAACAACGGGCGTGAGCCGCTGTACATTTACCTCCTGAGTCTTAGCGTGGGGGCGTTTGGGCGCACATCGTTTGGCCTGCGGTTTGCCTCAGCCGTCATCGGCACGCTGATCCTGCCGGTCACTTACCTGCTAGGCCGGGCGTTGTTCAACCGGCGCGTTGGCTTGCTGGCGATGGCGATTTGCGCGATCACGTTCTGGCCGGTGGCGCTCAGCCGGGTGAGCTTTCGGGCCGGGGCGTTGCCGCTTTTTCTTGGCCTGGCAATTGCGCTTGGCTGGCTTGGCCTCTCGCGCCGCAACTTGCTGTTGGCGATCTTGGGCGGGGTTGTTTACGGGCTGGCGTTCAACACCTACACGGCGGCGCGGGTGACACCGCTGGCGTTCGGAGCGATAGCGGTTGTAGCATTTCTAACGCAAAGACGCAAAGACGCAAAGGCGCAAAGTTTTGTAAATACACAAACATCTAATCCGCCCACGACCCCTGATTCTAATCCTGGCCTGGCTCTGCCGGGAAAGCGCCCCGGCAAGACTACAGCTAATCTTCAGAAGGATGTTTCCCAGCGGATTAGAAACGTCGCTCCTATTCCAAGTTCGCCGACTGAACAGATAAGTTTTCATTGGCGCGAGGCTCTCGCTTTCGTATTGAGCGCCTTGCTCGTCGTCGCGCCGCTTGGCGTTTATGCGTTGACTCATCCAGAGCAGGTGTTTGCCCGCGAAGGGCAGGTCTCGATCTTTGAGACCGAGAGCGGCAACCCGGTTTTGATTTTGCTCAAACACGTTTGGCTGGCCCTCGGGATGTTCGGCTGGCATGGCGACTCCATCGCCCGCCACAACTTGCCGGGGCGGCCTGTGTTCGACCTTTGGACGTTTGCATTTTTCATCGCCGGACTCGTTATCGTGTTCATTCGCGCCTGGCGGGCAGACACACGGGTCTGCCCCTACAGATTTGTTCTGGTGTGGCTGGCGGCGACAATTCTGCCCACCATCTTGGCCGAAGACACGCCTCACTTTTTGCGGGCCATTGGCTTGTTGCCGGTGCTGTGGCTGATTCCGGCGGTTGGGTTTGAGACACTACTAGACCTCACCGGTCTTAAGAGACCGGTGAGGTCTGGAGCGGTTGCGTTGCTCCTTCTTGCCTCAACTTTCTCCACTGCTCGCGACTACTTTTTGGATTACGCCAATGACCCCATCACCAATTACTCCTTTGAATCTGCGGCCACCGACCTGGCCGCCCACATTAATAGCCGCCCCGAATTTTCTAATCGGATAGATAATCGCCTGTGGGATAATTTCGCCGCGCTTCATTTTTTGATTCCGGATCGGGAAGGAAGCGACTCGGAGAACCGGGTGCAACTTGCGGTTTGGCCGTATGAAGCCGACGAGGTTCGGGCGGCAGTGGCGGCCCTCCCGGCGAATTCGTTGATCAGCATCAGGCGCGGGGAATTGGCGAGAGGTGATTTAGAGACGACGCCCTATTCGTTGTATACGCTCTTCACCGCCGAGCCGGCCCAGTCGGAGTCGCCAGCCGTTGCATTTGGCGAGGCAATTGAGTTACGATCCTGGGAAGTGAATGAAATCAATGGCAACGCGCAAATTCGCCTGCGCTGGGCGCTGGCCGGCTCGCCCGTCACCGCCGATTATCATGTTTACGTGCATGTGCTGACGGGCGGCGAAATTTCGGCCCAGGCCGACGGCGAGCCGCTGGGCGGGCTGTATCATTTCTCGTGGCTCAGGCCGGGCGATGTGTTGAACGACGAATACATTTTGCCGAAAGGGGAGCAGGTCGTGGTTGGCCTGTACGCGCCAGACGGCACTGCGCTGGGCGAGGCGCTGGAGTTGAAATGA
- a CDS encoding LysM peptidoglycan-binding domain-containing protein, which produces MLSGIALYCSRPASAQQPNLLTNPGFESPYFQQCCHTEPSFDPNAPYAEVQVANGWKAYWVEPDSSPAFKSYCDYNVEPVTCQPYHRPEFRDLGTAPERIHGGANAQKYFTFYSTHLAGLYQQVTGVIPGQTYRFTIYVQAWSTDSSVPGASSFGEQAMGLQMGIDPNGGTDPFSANIVWSQTYNPLDIWQQLGVDVAAKSSTITVFTRSWPRLALRHVDIYLDDASLTALGGEAGTFPTSAPLIGVTPGATTDALLNPAATPRPPTPTWPPTSTPLANGEVWYTVRSGDALVVIAFYHQTTVDEIQRLNALNSATIFVGQKLLIKHVTPQPTLTATLNVTLTPSQTPELVLLSTDTPVPISNSPDYGQLCVVAYNDANSNAINDNESPLPGVRVTLSVGNTPLESYVTADEPDHCFLQLPPGTYTLSVAAPAGYAPTTTSESAVQLEAGKVITLVFGLTSATSSSLEAGGAFFGASGPLLVVGTGIMALALAGGVLLVLMARRK; this is translated from the coding sequence GTGTTAAGTGGTATTGCCCTTTATTGTTCCCGGCCTGCATCGGCCCAACAACCCAACCTACTCACTAACCCGGGCTTTGAGAGTCCATACTTTCAACAGTGTTGCCACACCGAGCCGAGCTTCGACCCCAACGCGCCTTACGCCGAAGTGCAGGTGGCCAACGGCTGGAAGGCCTACTGGGTTGAACCCGACTCCAGCCCGGCCTTCAAAAGTTATTGCGATTACAACGTCGAGCCGGTCACCTGTCAGCCTTACCACCGCCCTGAATTCCGCGACCTGGGAACGGCCCCCGAACGCATTCACGGCGGCGCGAACGCGCAAAAATATTTCACCTTCTACTCCACTCACCTGGCCGGGTTGTATCAGCAAGTGACGGGCGTCATCCCCGGCCAGACCTATCGCTTCACAATTTACGTACAAGCCTGGTCAACCGACAGCAGTGTGCCGGGCGCGTCATCTTTCGGCGAGCAGGCGATGGGCTTGCAAATGGGCATTGATCCCAACGGCGGCACCGATCCGTTCAGCGCCAACATTGTCTGGAGCCAGACCTACAACCCGCTCGACATCTGGCAACAACTTGGCGTGGATGTCGCCGCGAAAAGTTCAACCATCACCGTCTTCACCCGCTCGTGGCCGCGCCTGGCCCTGCGTCACGTTGACATTTATCTCGACGACGCCAGCCTCACCGCGCTCGGCGGCGAAGCCGGAACCTTCCCCACCAGCGCCCCGCTCATCGGGGTGACTCCGGGGGCCACTACCGACGCCTTGCTCAACCCGGCGGCCACCCCCAGGCCGCCAACACCCACCTGGCCGCCCACCAGCACGCCCCTCGCCAACGGCGAAGTCTGGTACACCGTTCGCTCCGGCGACGCGCTCGTCGTCATCGCCTTCTATCATCAAACGACGGTAGACGAGATCCAGCGCCTCAACGCCCTGAACTCAGCTACGATCTTCGTCGGACAAAAATTGTTGATCAAACACGTGACGCCTCAACCCACACTGACCGCCACTTTGAATGTGACGTTGACGCCGTCTCAGACGCCCGAGCTGGTTCTTTTGTCCACTGACACGCCTGTTCCTATTAGCAACTCGCCCGATTACGGTCAACTGTGCGTAGTCGCGTATAATGACGCCAACAGCAACGCCATCAACGACAATGAATCGCCTTTGCCAGGCGTGCGGGTGACGCTTAGTGTGGGCAACACGCCGCTCGAAAGTTACGTAACTGCCGACGAGCCGGATCACTGCTTCTTGCAATTGCCGCCGGGAACTTACACCCTCTCGGTGGCCGCCCCGGCTGGTTATGCGCCCACCACGACCAGCGAATCGGCTGTTCAACTTGAGGCAGGCAAAGTGATCACGCTGGTGTTCGGCCTCACTTCGGCCACCTCAAGTTCGCTTGAGGCAGGCGGGGCGTTTTTCGGAGCCAGCGGGCCTTTGCTCGTCGTCGGGACAGGAATCATGGCGCTGGCCCTTGCAGGCGGAGTCCTGCTCGTGCTTATGGCGCGAAGAAAGTAA
- a CDS encoding LysM peptidoglycan-binding domain-containing protein — protein sequence MRSIKISSLVLVLAALAAAAVPLTVSASPTQPQTNLLKNASFEEGFTGGVANSWSKWTISDAAATPQNNCGRKEPTYQQITSSLDARRVKDGSSAQQMLTPVQDPGFGFYGGLQQTVAGLTPGKTYRFSVWVHAWSSTKDNPALSESTGPAYFEVGVGQGPTFAADPNVKHSGIKDIKDNYVQLSQDLTATGNTITVFIYANPSACSKHNEAFFDAASLTEVTGSGTAAPTTAPGATKAPPTATLRVLATKFPTPTPNAEGKIVYTVQAGDTIIDICGVIGRGTDITCIDDILKLNGLSNARDIRVGQQLVIGTTGVVVQPTATTLPTEVPTTAPTTDPNASPTTAPQPTTIDQPTVDPNASPTSALNVIPTEVAVGGEGSICVTLYNDANGNGILDQGEGLVAGGNFSLLDLTASTTLQTYTTDGASEPHCFEGLNSGNYRVTSTLPEGFKATTRADWDLPLSAASSATLEFGAQSTGGTTSGGDTGGATTNTDSGRLTRALLAGAGVVLLLIAAGVAGFLVLTRRR from the coding sequence ATGCGTTCAATAAAAATAAGTAGCCTGGTGCTGGTTCTGGCGGCCCTGGCCGCCGCCGCCGTGCCTCTCACCGTGTCGGCCTCCCCGACCCAGCCACAGACCAATCTGCTCAAAAATGCGAGCTTCGAGGAAGGCTTCACCGGCGGCGTCGCCAACAGTTGGAGCAAGTGGACAATCTCGGACGCCGCCGCCACGCCCCAAAACAACTGTGGCCGCAAGGAACCCACCTACCAACAAATCACCTCGTCGTTGGATGCGCGCCGGGTGAAGGATGGCTCCAGCGCCCAGCAAATGCTTACGCCCGTTCAAGACCCGGGCTTTGGGTTTTACGGCGGCCTTCAACAAACGGTGGCCGGCCTCACGCCGGGCAAGACCTATCGCTTCAGCGTTTGGGTTCACGCCTGGTCGAGCACCAAAGACAACCCGGCCCTCTCGGAAAGCACCGGCCCGGCCTACTTTGAAGTGGGCGTCGGACAAGGCCCGACGTTCGCCGCCGATCCTAACGTCAAACACTCCGGTATCAAAGATATCAAAGACAACTATGTTCAACTAAGCCAGGACTTGACGGCGACCGGCAACACCATCACTGTCTTCATTTACGCCAACCCCTCGGCTTGTTCTAAACACAATGAGGCCTTCTTCGACGCCGCCTCTCTCACAGAAGTGACCGGCTCGGGCACCGCCGCGCCCACGACTGCGCCTGGCGCGACCAAAGCGCCGCCCACCGCCACCCTGCGCGTGCTGGCAACCAAATTCCCCACGCCCACGCCCAACGCCGAAGGCAAGATCGTTTACACCGTGCAGGCCGGCGACACCATCATTGACATCTGCGGTGTGATCGGGCGCGGCACCGACATCACCTGCATTGACGACATTTTGAAGTTGAACGGGTTGAGCAATGCGCGAGACATTCGTGTGGGCCAGCAGTTGGTGATTGGCACGACGGGGGTGGTGGTTCAGCCGACGGCGACCACCCTGCCGACCGAGGTTCCCACGACGGCCCCCACCACCGATCCCAACGCTTCACCGACGACGGCCCCTCAACCCACCACAATTGATCAGCCAACGGTTGATCCTAACGCTTCGCCAACCTCTGCACTCAACGTGATTCCTACTGAAGTCGCCGTTGGCGGCGAAGGCTCGATTTGCGTGACGCTATACAACGACGCCAACGGCAACGGCATTCTCGACCAGGGCGAAGGGCTGGTGGCGGGCGGCAACTTTTCTCTGCTTGACCTGACGGCCAGCACGACGTTGCAGACTTACACCACCGACGGCGCGAGCGAGCCGCACTGCTTTGAGGGCTTGAACAGCGGCAACTATCGGGTCACATCCACCCTGCCTGAAGGGTTCAAGGCCACCACCCGCGCCGACTGGGACTTGCCTCTTTCGGCGGCCAGCAGTGCTACACTGGAGTTTGGCGCGCAATCCACCGGCGGCACGACGAGCGGCGGCGACACCGGCGGCGCGACGACTAACACCGACAGTGGCCGCCTCACTCGGGCCTTGTTGGCCGGGGCAGGCGTTGTGCTCCTGCTCATCGCGGCGGGCGTGGCCGGGTTTTTGGTGCTGACGCGGAGACGATAA
- a CDS encoding SLC45 family MFS transporter, whose protein sequence is MKLNYGKTFLLGFGFLGVSVIWSVYNVYVPIFLDRKFGLDPVWIGFFMTLDNIAALLIQPPVGAWSDKLRTPIGRRMPFLLIGAPIGAIAFGIIPLAQVLPLFVACTSSLLLSMALWRTPVVALMPDITPSQFRSQANGVINLMGGVGTIVATLGGSALYEMNPAYPFWLGSVLVVAATLLVFFLLKEPKVFEASEAQPGMIESLRSVVQDEDKSGLRLLLAIFFWFLGFAAIEAFFSLYAINHLGLGESDGGRLIGHLGLIFVLFAMPAGYLGGRIGRRPTILAGIVLMSAAMLAIFFTPAGTLTIPLTPKLPALGVIPVISIFMMTAGAAWALININSLPMVVDMTDASRVGTYTGLYYLFSTLSAIAGPNVNGWIIKLTGNNYNAIMIVAPIFMVVALVLMVGVRSGEAVVVAPAAAGD, encoded by the coding sequence ATGAAACTCAACTACGGCAAGACCTTTTTGCTCGGCTTCGGCTTCTTGGGCGTCAGCGTCATCTGGTCGGTCTACAACGTTTACGTCCCGATCTTCCTCGACCGAAAGTTCGGCCTCGACCCGGTCTGGATCGGCTTCTTTATGACGCTGGACAACATCGCCGCTCTGCTCATCCAGCCGCCGGTCGGCGCGTGGTCGGATAAACTGCGAACGCCCATCGGGCGGCGGATGCCGTTTCTGCTCATCGGCGCTCCAATTGGGGCAATTGCCTTTGGCATCATTCCGCTGGCGCAAGTTCTGCCGTTGTTCGTGGCTTGCACCAGTTCGCTCTTGTTGAGCATGGCTCTGTGGCGCACGCCAGTCGTCGCCCTCATGCCCGACATCACGCCGTCGCAGTTCCGTTCGCAAGCCAACGGCGTCATCAACCTCATGGGCGGGGTGGGAACGATTGTGGCCACGCTCGGCGGGTCGGCGCTTTACGAGATGAATCCGGCCTACCCGTTCTGGCTCGGCTCGGTTCTGGTAGTGGCCGCCACCCTGTTGGTGTTCTTCCTGCTCAAAGAACCAAAGGTTTTTGAAGCAAGCGAGGCGCAACCCGGCATGATCGAGAGCCTGAGGTCGGTGGTGCAGGACGAAGACAAGAGCGGCCTGCGGCTCCTGCTGGCGATCTTCTTCTGGTTCCTCGGCTTTGCGGCCATCGAAGCCTTCTTCTCGTTGTATGCCATCAACCATTTGGGACTTGGCGAGTCGGACGGTGGGCGGCTGATCGGCCATCTTGGGTTGATCTTCGTCCTCTTCGCCATGCCAGCCGGTTACCTCGGCGGGCGGATCGGGCGGCGGCCCACCATCCTCGCCGGGATCGTTTTGATGAGCGCCGCGATGCTCGCCATTTTCTTCACCCCGGCTGGCACACTCACCATCCCGCTCACCCCCAAACTGCCGGCGCTGGGGGTGATTCCGGTGATCAGTATCTTCATGATGACAGCCGGAGCGGCCTGGGCGCTGATTAACATCAATAGTTTACCGATGGTGGTGGATATGACCGACGCTTCGCGCGTCGGCACGTACACCGGCCTCTACTATTTGTTCTCCACCCTCTCGGCCATCGCCGGGCCGAACGTCAACGGCTGGATTATCAAGTTGACCGGGAATAACTACAACGCGATCATGATCGTTGCCCCGATCTTTATGGTTGTGGCGCTGGTGTTGATGGTGGGGGTGAGGAGCGGGGAGGCGGTGGTGGTTGCCCCGGCGGCGGCTGGAGATTGA
- a CDS encoding AbrB/MazE/SpoVT family DNA-binding domain-containing protein: MNDLIELSLDKLGRILIPDSLRRRLSLAPGMVLIVEKGEGGGLRLRLQTPQPALVDKRGILVVKAEPTSDLSDLTRRERDQRLFTLLQRTGL; the protein is encoded by the coding sequence ATGAATGACTTAATCGAATTGTCTCTGGATAAGCTGGGTCGCATCCTGATTCCAGATTCTCTGCGACGCCGCCTAAGTTTAGCTCCTGGCATGGTGTTGATCGTGGAGAAAGGCGAGGGGGGCGGCTTGCGTCTGCGCCTTCAAACTCCTCAGCCAGCGCTGGTTGACAAGAGGGGAATACTGGTCGTAAAAGCCGAGCCAACCAGTGATTTGAGCGATCTAACCCGACGCGAACGCGATCAACGCCTGTTTACTCTGTTGCAAAGAACCGGCCTGTGA
- a CDS encoding PIN domain-containing protein, which translates to MRILLDTSVLVAAMVEAHPAHSAALPWLQRAKGGIDTGLVAAHSLAELYAILTTLPVEPRILPSIALELIKHNVLDMLEVVFLSGDDYATLISRLAGLGIVGGATYDALILHAASKANVDQVITLNEKDFRRVYPELADRIVSP; encoded by the coding sequence GTGAGAATTCTTCTTGATACTTCGGTGCTGGTTGCGGCGATGGTAGAGGCGCATCCGGCCCATTCGGCGGCTCTGCCTTGGTTACAACGAGCAAAAGGCGGTATAGACACGGGGCTGGTTGCCGCTCATTCATTGGCAGAACTTTATGCCATTCTAACAACCCTACCTGTTGAGCCACGTATCCTCCCATCCATTGCTTTGGAATTGATCAAGCACAACGTCCTTGATATGCTTGAAGTTGTGTTTCTCTCTGGCGACGACTATGCCACTTTGATAAGCCGGCTGGCGGGATTGGGAATCGTCGGCGGCGCGACTTATGACGCGCTGATTCTGCACGCCGCTTCAAAGGCAAATGTCGATCAAGTTATTACGCTGAACGAGAAAGATTTCCGGCGCGTATACCCTGAGTTGGCTGATCGAATCGTCTCTCCCTGA
- a CDS encoding D-glycerate dehydrogenase, producing MSNLPLAIVSHALPNDWLAMLKDRCQLLIGPAELEAHLSEAEGLFTLLTLRVDEVLLSRAQRLRVVSNMAVGVDNVDVAACTRRGIPVGNTPGVLTEATADLTMALLLSAARRLPEASADAREGRWATWTPTAWLGADLNGATLGIVGLGRIGLAVATRAKAFGMQIVYANRNANQEAEQTLRASRLSLDDLLRQSDFVSLHLPLSSETRRLIDERALRLMKPTAILVNAARGGVVNMTALHRALSEGWIAGAALDVTDPEPLPADHPLYRLPNCLITPHIGSATRGARKRMAELACENLLAGLEGKPMPHCVNREVYNR from the coding sequence ATGAGCAACCTGCCACTTGCAATCGTCTCTCACGCCTTGCCCAACGACTGGCTGGCGATGCTGAAGGATCGCTGTCAACTCTTGATCGGCCCTGCCGAACTTGAAGCGCACTTGAGCGAAGCCGAAGGCCTGTTCACCCTGCTCACTCTTCGCGTTGACGAAGTGCTTTTGAGCAGAGCGCAACGCCTGCGCGTGGTAAGCAACATGGCTGTAGGCGTAGACAACGTTGATGTGGCCGCCTGCACCCGGCGCGGAATCCCCGTTGGCAACACGCCCGGCGTGCTCACCGAAGCAACGGCAGATTTGACGATGGCGCTTTTGCTGTCCGCCGCGCGGCGTTTGCCCGAAGCCAGCGCCGACGCCCGCGAAGGCCGCTGGGCAACGTGGACGCCGACAGCGTGGTTGGGCGCGGACTTGAATGGAGCAACTTTAGGAATTGTGGGACTGGGGCGAATCGGACTCGCGGTGGCGACGCGAGCCAAAGCTTTTGGAATGCAGATTGTTTACGCCAACCGCAATGCCAACCAAGAAGCGGAGCAGACTCTCAGGGCCAGCCGTCTCTCGTTGGATGACCTGCTTCGCCAGAGCGACTTTGTGAGCCTGCACCTGCCGCTCTCGTCGGAGACTCGCCGCCTGATTGACGAACGCGCCTTGCGGCTGATGAAGCCGACTGCGATTTTAGTCAACGCGGCGCGCGGTGGCGTAGTGAATATGACCGCCCTGCATCGCGCCCTGAGCGAAGGCTGGATCGCCGGGGCCGCCCTCGATGTGACCGACCCCGAACCCCTGCCCGCCGACCACCCTCTTTATCGTCTGCCCAACTGCCTCATCACGCCCCACATCGGCTCGGCCACGCGCGGGGCGCGCAAGCGCATGGCCGAGCTTGCTTGCGAGAATTTGCTGGCGGGGTTGGAGGGGAAGCCAATGCCCCATTGCGTGAATAGGGAAGTGTATAACCGATAA
- a CDS encoding DUF92 domain-containing protein: MLTQLALGIALAAIIGYLGYRRRALSGSGVAGAIITGGLLFGLGGLPGAALLLAFFISSSALSRFKETQKESLVEKFSKGSQRDLGQALANGGVAALCIVGWAATQHPAWWVACAAALAAANADTWATELGVLGKSPPRLITGGQTVEVGTSGGVSAWGTLAALAGSLLIALTALIAIFLDPSLLSLRSSALTLLLTLTLSGLAASLFDSLLGATVQAIYYCDQCHKETERHPTHRCGSPTRPLRGWKWLDNDWVNFLAAAVGALLAAALYLIV, translated from the coding sequence ATGCTGACCCAACTCGCTCTTGGAATTGCTCTGGCCGCCATTATCGGCTACCTCGGTTATCGCCGCCGCGCGTTGAGCGGCAGCGGCGTGGCGGGGGCCATCATCACTGGCGGCCTGCTGTTTGGACTCGGCGGCCTGCCCGGCGCGGCTTTGCTGTTGGCCTTCTTCATCTCCTCCAGCGCCCTCTCACGTTTCAAAGAGACACAAAAAGAATCACTCGTCGAAAAATTTTCCAAAGGATCGCAACGCGATCTCGGACAAGCATTGGCGAACGGTGGCGTGGCTGCCTTGTGCATCGTCGGTTGGGCCGCCACTCAGCACCCGGCCTGGTGGGTCGCCTGCGCCGCCGCCCTGGCCGCCGCCAACGCCGACACCTGGGCCACCGAGCTTGGGGTGCTAGGCAAGAGTCCGCCGCGTTTAATCACCGGCGGCCAAACCGTCGAAGTCGGCACGTCGGGCGGAGTCAGCGCCTGGGGCACGCTCGCCGCCCTCGCCGGTTCTCTCCTCATCGCTCTCACCGCCCTCATCGCCATCTTTCTTGACCCGTCTCTTCTCTCTCTTCGCTCTTCTGCTTTGACTCTCTTGCTCACCCTCACCCTCTCCGGCCTCGCCGCTTCTCTCTTCGATAGCCTCCTCGGCGCAACCGTGCAGGCGATTTATTACTGCGACCAGTGCCACAAAGAAACCGAGCGCCACCCGACTCACCGTTGCGGCTCGCCCACCCGCCCGCTTCGCGGTTGGAAGTGGCTCGATAACGACTGGGTGAATTTTTTGGCGGCGGCGGTTGGGGCGCTTTTGGCGGCGGCGCTATACTTGATCGTATGA